Proteins encoded together in one Micromonospora auratinigra window:
- a CDS encoding VWD domain-containing protein produces MAGVTTLAVLLMLGGPARLADAAPSSAGLKAWQSEITKVPQPSARGCFTADYPRLAWHRTSCAAAPDLPMTPKHSIRPLVVGSGNDISAQAPSGFISESSGTFENIVNVTSESSPIANAGPPVADAYTLQINTDFFASTACAGSPNPGCRGWEQFVYANDGSSGLVFIQYWLLQYNAACPAGGWTQFSFTGDPDIYCYRNSPGATPVPDQPITNLGALRLTGTVSASSDSATLFVGATAYTAGGSNSVNAAAGWTVSEFNVFGYGGNADGGGQATFNSGASLNVRTRITYGGTAAPVCAAQGFTGETNNLDFGTPAPSFTPPGPAVVFVENTTGGAATNCAAATVVGDTHQHTFAGLLYDFQASGDFVEAQAGSGFEVQTRKVSGAPTWPNASVDRSVATRMGTTKVALCDGKSLVVDGRTTDIQSEGALHLPSGVDIHRVGNVYVVTDQSGNSIRVTVNSGYIDVAVGLGSSATQAVGLLGNPGGDPKLLAGRDGTRYAVPLSFDELYQKFGASWRVNPLRTLLAPCATVASGNPSAPFFAGNLTDDVRKRAESVCLQARVTPEWLDTCTLDVAVVGDRAASTYVGLAPPVVNGNR; encoded by the coding sequence ACCGTCGTCCGCCGGGCTGAAGGCGTGGCAGTCGGAGATCACGAAGGTGCCCCAACCGTCGGCGCGGGGCTGCTTCACCGCCGACTACCCCCGGTTGGCCTGGCACCGGACCAGCTGTGCCGCGGCCCCGGACCTGCCGATGACGCCCAAGCACAGTATTCGGCCGCTGGTGGTGGGGAGCGGCAACGACATCTCCGCGCAGGCGCCGAGCGGCTTCATCTCCGAGTCGTCCGGCACGTTCGAGAACATCGTGAACGTGACGAGCGAGAGCTCGCCCATCGCCAACGCCGGGCCACCGGTCGCCGACGCCTACACCCTGCAGATCAACACCGACTTCTTCGCGAGTACGGCCTGCGCCGGATCGCCGAACCCGGGCTGCCGCGGCTGGGAGCAGTTCGTCTACGCCAACGACGGCTCCAGCGGGCTGGTGTTCATCCAGTACTGGCTGCTGCAGTACAACGCGGCGTGCCCGGCCGGCGGCTGGACCCAGTTCTCGTTCACCGGCGACCCCGACATCTACTGCTACCGCAACAGCCCGGGAGCGACGCCGGTGCCCGACCAGCCGATCACCAACCTCGGAGCGCTTCGGTTGACGGGCACGGTCAGCGCGAGCAGTGACAGCGCCACCCTGTTCGTGGGCGCGACCGCGTACACGGCGGGCGGCTCCAACTCCGTCAACGCGGCGGCCGGCTGGACCGTGTCCGAGTTCAACGTGTTCGGCTACGGCGGTAACGCCGACGGCGGTGGTCAGGCCACCTTCAACTCCGGCGCCTCCCTGAACGTACGCACGAGGATCACCTACGGCGGCACGGCCGCACCCGTCTGCGCGGCGCAGGGCTTCACCGGCGAGACCAACAACCTCGACTTCGGCACACCCGCACCGTCGTTCACCCCGCCCGGCCCGGCCGTCGTGTTCGTGGAGAACACCACCGGCGGCGCGGCGACGAACTGCGCGGCGGCCACCGTCGTCGGCGACACCCACCAGCACACCTTCGCCGGCCTGCTCTACGACTTCCAGGCCTCCGGGGACTTCGTCGAGGCGCAGGCGGGCAGCGGCTTCGAGGTGCAGACCCGGAAGGTATCCGGGGCACCGACCTGGCCCAACGCCTCGGTCGACCGCTCGGTCGCCACGAGGATGGGCACCACCAAGGTGGCCCTGTGTGACGGCAAGAGTCTCGTGGTCGACGGACGGACCACCGACATCCAGTCCGAGGGCGCGCTGCACCTGCCCTCCGGCGTGGACATCCACCGGGTCGGCAACGTCTACGTGGTGACCGACCAGAGCGGCAACAGCATCCGGGTGACGGTCAACAGCGGCTACATCGACGTCGCGGTCGGCCTCGGCAGCTCGGCGACCCAGGCGGTCGGCCTGCTCGGCAACCCGGGAGGCGACCCCAAGCTCCTCGCCGGCAGGGACGGCACCCGGTACGCCGTCCCGCTCTCCTTCGACGAGCTGTACCAGAAGTTCGGCGCGAGTTGGCGGGTGAACCCGCTGCGGACCCTGCTCGCCCCCTGCGCCACCGTCGCCTCGGGCAACCCGTCGGCGCCGTTCTTCGCCGGCAACCTCACCGACGACGTCCGTAAGCGGGCCGAGTCCGTCTGCCTGCAGGCCAGGGTCACCCCGGAGTGGCTCGACACCTGCACGCTCGACGTGGCGGTGGTCGGCGACCGGGCCGCGTCGACGTACGTCGGTCTGGCGCCGCCGGTCGTCAACGGGAACCGGTGA
- a CDS encoding DUF2277 domain-containing protein, translating to MCRNIRVLHNFEPPATEDEIEAAAIQYVRKVSGTTRPSAANEEAFEEAVRAVTAVTRTLLDSLVTKAPPRDRQVEAAKARARAAERYGRPGTDPS from the coding sequence ATGTGCAGGAACATCCGCGTGCTCCACAACTTCGAGCCGCCGGCGACCGAGGACGAGATCGAGGCCGCCGCTATCCAGTACGTGCGCAAGGTCAGCGGCACGACCCGGCCGTCCGCGGCCAACGAGGAGGCCTTCGAAGAGGCGGTCCGTGCCGTCACGGCGGTCACCCGAACCCTGCTGGACAGCCTCGTGACCAAGGCGCCTCCCCGCGACCGGCAGGTGGAGGCCGCGAAGGCCAGGGCACGCGCCGCCGAGCGGTACGGTCGCCCGGGGACCGATCCGAGCTGA
- a CDS encoding helix-turn-helix domain-containing protein — MVVGDVGAHLLALRRLPGCVPGHATFLVVTVDPSLDPGLGVEQRPSDSPYVERVYRAGPVSGPLPARLRSIANSNWELVAWHHRGETSVAVRGPETMPTVLDLASDAGETFGIIFRHGAFLAPMPVSGLVDTMVPSPHTTARTFVLQGDQWQLPTYDNAETFVERLVRVGLLVRDPLVTDVLRGDTTTLVTPRSVQRRVVAAAGLTQGTIRQIERARKAAILLIRGAAASEVVAQVGYHDQPHMARSLTRFLGRTATQLRRPDADEVLSLLYKTDTEVRP, encoded by the coding sequence GTGGTAGTTGGCGACGTCGGCGCTCACCTGCTGGCCCTGCGGCGACTGCCGGGCTGCGTCCCTGGTCATGCTACGTTCCTGGTCGTGACGGTCGACCCCAGCCTGGATCCGGGTCTGGGTGTCGAGCAGCGTCCGTCCGATTCTCCGTACGTCGAGCGGGTCTACCGTGCGGGGCCGGTGTCCGGCCCGCTGCCGGCGCGGCTGCGGTCGATCGCGAACTCGAACTGGGAGCTCGTGGCCTGGCACCACCGGGGCGAGACGAGTGTGGCCGTACGGGGTCCGGAGACGATGCCCACGGTCCTGGACCTGGCCTCCGATGCCGGCGAAACCTTCGGGATCATCTTCCGCCACGGCGCGTTCCTGGCGCCGATGCCGGTGTCGGGCCTCGTCGACACCATGGTGCCGAGCCCGCACACCACGGCACGCACCTTCGTCCTACAGGGCGACCAGTGGCAGCTACCGACCTACGACAACGCCGAAACCTTCGTGGAACGCCTGGTCCGGGTAGGGCTGCTGGTCCGTGATCCGCTGGTCACCGATGTTCTGCGCGGGGACACGACCACCTTGGTCACGCCTCGATCCGTACAGCGCCGGGTGGTCGCGGCGGCCGGACTGACCCAGGGCACGATCCGGCAGATCGAGCGGGCCAGGAAGGCGGCGATCCTCCTGATCCGGGGCGCGGCGGCGAGCGAGGTGGTGGCGCAGGTCGGCTACCACGACCAGCCGCACATGGCGCGATCGTTGACCCGGTTCCTGGGACGTACGGCGACCCAGTTGCGGCGGCCCGACGCCGACGAGGTGCTGTCGCTCCTGTACAAGACCGACACCGAGGTACGCCCATAG
- a CDS encoding VOC family protein — MAYTQIYVNLPVADLEVSKQVYTAMGGTINPQFTDDTSAQVVLSEAIAVQQMTPEQFATFTERPVARGAIEAINALAAGSREEVDRFADAALAAGATEPRPAQDLGWLYNRAIDDPDGHSWELLAYDPSAMGSDPTSGQD; from the coding sequence ATGGCTTACACCCAGATCTACGTCAACCTGCCGGTCGCCGACCTGGAGGTGAGCAAGCAGGTCTACACGGCGATGGGTGGCACGATCAATCCGCAGTTCACCGACGACACCTCCGCTCAGGTGGTGCTCAGCGAGGCGATCGCCGTGCAACAGATGACACCCGAGCAGTTCGCGACGTTCACCGAGCGGCCCGTCGCGCGGGGCGCGATCGAGGCGATCAACGCCCTTGCCGCGGGGTCGCGCGAGGAGGTCGACCGCTTCGCGGACGCGGCGCTCGCCGCCGGGGCCACCGAGCCACGCCCGGCCCAGGACCTGGGTTGGCTGTACAACCGGGCGATCGACGACCCGGATGGCCACAGCTGGGAACTCCTGGCCTACGACCCGAGCGCCATGGGCAGCGATCCGACCAGCGGTCAGGACTGA